From the genome of Anopheles moucheti chromosome 3, idAnoMoucSN_F20_07, whole genome shotgun sequence, one region includes:
- the LOC128303474 gene encoding involucrin-like: MRMFIIPCCLALLVALATVEGSPQPELQASDEKRSAEAEPKDPQRLEKRGASLDEWSQLSHGYADQHSYQQYQPQVQYHQQHHHHHVKYEEPIKTITIEKKIPVPYTVHKHFPYTVEKKVPYEVKVPIPKPYLVEKKVPVHIKEYVKYAVHVPEPYTVYKKIPYEVKVPVDKPYEVKVHVPKPYIVEKKVPYEVKVPVPVPVTIEKKVPYEVKYEVAVPKPYTVYKKVPYEVKVPVDKPYKVDVLKPVKVEVLKPYPVVVEKKVPYEVKVPVDKPYEVEVPRPVKVAVKVPVPVPYTVEKKFPYTVEKPVPYEVKVHIDRPVPVYKEVKFAVQKEVPVPVKEKLIVPVPVSEKKPETEYHQEQHPEHEQQQQQQQHVQYEQQQEHFYHEQPQALAYHQEPQAYHQAEAAQAAYQQELQHHHQQQQHQQHQHQQQQLQQQYHQQQEQQYHQYQQHQQQIYNAHQQQQYQQQEQNHHQQHYESH; this comes from the exons ATGCGTATG TTTATTATCCCTTGCTGCCTGGCCCTGCTGGTGGCATTGGCCACTGTTGAGGGAAGTCCTCAACCGGAACTGCAGGCGAGCGACGAAAAGAGAAGCGCAGAAGCTGAGCCAAAGGACCCTCAACGTCTGGAGAAACGAGGAGCATCGCTGGACGAATGGAGCCAACTTTCTCACGGTTACGCTGACCAGCATAGCTACCAGCAGTATCAGCCCCAGGTGCAgtaccaccagcagcaccatcaccatcacgtAAAGTACGAGGAACCGATCAAGACGATCACGATCGAGAAGAAGATCCCGGTCCCGTACACCGTGCACAAGCATTTCCCGTACACGGTCGAGAAGAAGGTGCCGTACGAGGTGAAGGTCCCGATCCCGAAACCGTACCTGGTGGAGAAGAAGGTTCCGGTGCACATCAAGGAGTACGTCAAGTATGCCGTGCACGTCCCAGAACCCTACACCGTCTACAAGAAGATCCCGTACGAGGTGAAGGTCCCGGTCGACAAACCGTACGAGGTGAAGGTACATGTCCCGAAGCCGTACATTGTCGAAAAGAAGGTCCCGTACGAGGTGaaggttccggttccggtgccgGTCACCATCGAGAAGAAGGTACCGTATGAGGTGAAGTACGAGGTGGCCGTACCGAAGCCGTACACCGTCTACAAGAAGGTCCCGTATGAGGTGAAGGTCCCAGTTGACAAGCCGTACAAGGTTGATGTGTTGAAGCCGGTGAAGGTTGAGGTCCTGAAGCCGTACCCGGTGGTGGTCGAGAAGAAGGTCCCGTACGAGGTTAAGGTGCCAGTCGACAAGCCGTACGAGGTGGAGGTACCGCGCCCGGTAAAGGTTGCCGTCAAGGTGCCCGTTCCGGTTCCGTACACCGTCGAGAAGAAGTTCCCGTACACGGTGGAGAAACCCGTGCCGTACGAGGTGAAAGTGCACATCGATCGTCCCGTGCCCGTCTACAAGGAGGTGAAGTTTGCCGTGCAGAAGGAAGTTCCGGTGCCGGTGAAGGAGAAACTTATCGTGCCAGTGCCGGTAAGCGAAAAGAAGCCGGAAACGGAATACCACCAGGAGCAGCACCCGGAgcacgagcagcagcagcagcagcagcagcacgtccagtacgaacagcagcaggagcaTTTCTATCACGAACAGCCTCAGGCGCTGGCTTACCATCAGGAACCGCAGGCCTACCACCAGGCTGAGGCTGCCCAGGCCGCGTACCAGCAGGAACTTcagcatcatcaccagcagcagcagcaccagcagcaccagcaccagcagcaacagctccaGCAGCAataccaccagcagcaggagcAACAGTATCACCAGtaccagcagcatcagcagcagatcTACAACgctcaccagcagcaacagtaccagcagcaggagcaaaaccaccaccagcagcactaCGAATCGCACTAG